Proteins from one Dehalococcoidia bacterium genomic window:
- a CDS encoding histidine phosphatase family protein — MKLYLVRHAVAYAHGDPNFPNDDDRPLTPKGRKQFERAVEGLLELIDPPAAILTSPLPRAAQTAAILCTAAGRGESEIVICEALRPGGQFEQVLKDCTARLYAGAGDAEVDQQQRNPVSERGLALVGHRPGIGLLAAWLLGGEEAGYALPFEKGGAACLSFEGPPAAGAGELDWLLTPKIMRRLR; from the coding sequence CGTGCGTCACGCCGTCGCCTATGCGCACGGCGACCCGAACTTTCCCAACGACGACGACCGCCCGCTCACACCGAAGGGGCGCAAGCAGTTCGAAAGGGCGGTGGAAGGGCTGCTGGAGCTGATCGACCCGCCGGCAGCGATCCTCACCAGCCCGTTGCCGCGCGCGGCGCAGACGGCGGCGATCCTCTGCACCGCGGCCGGCCGCGGCGAGAGCGAGATCGTCATCTGCGAGGCGCTGCGCCCCGGCGGGCAGTTCGAGCAGGTGCTGAAGGACTGCACCGCGCGGCTCTACGCCGGCGCCGGCGACGCGGAAGTCGACCAGCAGCAAAGGAACCCGGTATCAGAACGCGGCCTGGCCCTCGTCGGTCACCGGCCGGGCATCGGCCTGCTGGCGGCATGGCTGCTGGGCGGCGAAGAGGCGGGCTACGCGCTGCCCTTCGAGAAGGGCGGCGCCGCCTGCCTCAGCTTCGAGGGTCCGCCCGCCGCCGGCGCCGGTGAGCTGGACTGGCTGCTGACGCCGAAGATCATGCGCCGCCTGCGTTGA